The region ATTGCTTCTCTTCTCAGCGTGTTGTGCGAGTGGGACAATGTACGTGATGCAGGCCTTGGGGACGACGGCGATAGGCTCCATATTCTACCACTGCTGCTACCGTGCCAGGCTGCGGGTGGAGCATGGTCTGGAGGAGAAGCCATGCGCCGACTGCTGCGTCCACACCTTCTGTGGATACTGCGCCCTCTGCCAGGAGTACCGCGAGCTTAAGAGTCGTGGCTTCGACATGCACGCAGGGTGGCACGCAAACATGGAGAAGATGGGGAAGACCGTCGCGCCCCAAATGAACCAGGGGATGACTCGTTAGTCGAATGAATGCACTACAAACAGTTACCCTCCTCTATATATCCGGG is a window of Triticum dicoccoides isolate Atlit2015 ecotype Zavitan chromosome 2B, WEW_v2.0, whole genome shotgun sequence DNA encoding:
- the LOC119361727 gene encoding cell number regulator 2-like; translated protein: MAGHRNKASWSSGLCGCFDDVSGCCLTFFCPCVVFGRIAEIVDKGAISCCASGTMYVMQALGTTAIGSIFYHCCYRARLRVEHGLEEKPCADCCVHTFCGYCALCQEYRELKSRGFDMHAGWHANMEKMGKTVAPQMNQGMTR